In Pseudoxanthomonas sp. SE1, the genomic stretch CACGCGTCCTGCGGCTGCAGTGGCCAGCGGCCCGCCGTCTCCGGCAGTGGATCGTCCGCCGAAGGCCCCACGGTCGCCGGCATCGGCACTGCACCCGTCGCGAGTGGCGTGATGCGATGCACGCGATGGCTTCCCGCGTCGGTGAAGTGCACGTCGCCGGAAGCATCGACGGCCAGGCCGGCCGTGCGCGACAGGCGCTGGTCCGATACATGCCCCGCCAGCGCATGCCAGCGACCGTCGCGCATCACCTGCATGACGCGCCCGCTGTACATCTCGCCGACGTACAACTGGCCATCGTGCGTCAACGCGAGGCTCAGGGGCCGACGCGGGCCGGCCAGCGCCGGCAGGTCCTGCTGCATCGGCAGCGTACTGACGCCACCCTGCGGCCCGATCCGGCGGATGGCATTGTTGCGGAGATCGGCCACCCAGGCCACGCCGGTCGCATCGACCGCGATGCCGGTCGGCGTGTCGAACCGCGCCTCCGCTCCCGAACCGTCGAGGAATCCGGGATGTTCTCCGCCCGCCAGCGTGGTGACGTTGCCTTCGCGCGAGATCAAGCGGATGCGGTCGTTGTAGGTGTCGGCCACATAGATGCGACCGCTGCCGTCCACCGCCACGCCGATGGGGCCATTGAACTGTGCCTGCTGCGCAGGTCCGTCGCGGTAGCCGGCTTCACCCGTGCCCGCGACCGTGGTCACCACGCCCTGTGGCGTGACCTTGCGGATGGCATGGTTGCCGGTGTCGGCCACGTAGAGATTGCCTGCATCGTCGCGCGCCAACGCCGACGGCGTGTGGAAGGCGGCAGCCGGACCGGTGCCATCGGCGAACCCCTCGCGCCCGCCCGCCAGTGTGGTGACGGTGCCGTCGGCGGCAATGCGGCGGATGCGGTTGTTGTCGCCCGCATCGGCGACATAACGCGTGCCGTCCTCCATCACCACGATGCCCCAGGGGTCGTCGAAGCGGGCCTGCAGCCCCGCGCCATCCCGCAGGCCGCGCACGCCATCGCCTGCCGCCAGCGACAGCTGGCCGGGCCAGCCGAACGGGGTGGCTGGCGGGCCGGAATCGGGCACCGGGACCGGGAAGCGGGGGGTGAACAGGAAGGTGGCGGCGAGGGCAGCGGTGGTGAGCACTACCACTACCCATAGCCAGGCAGTACGACTCATTGCATCAGGAGGCGGGAGAAGGACGCCGCATGATGGAGATTCGACGCACGCTTTGGAAGCGCGCCGCCGAAGCCTACAGCCCCGTCGCCGTCACCTGGCAAGGCACGATGAAGGTCACCAGCCCTCCGGCAGGCAGCACAGGTACGGCCACGCCACCACTTACCAGGTTGGGAAGCGCCGCAGCGCCCGGACACGCCGCGCCGCCACTGGCGCTGCAGGTGATGGGATTGCCCGCGGCCGGGCAGCTCAGGCCACCGCCGGGCGTATCGCTTACCAGCGCACCATCCGCCGCACTGGGGCCTGCGTTCGACACGGTCACGGTGAAGTTCCGCAGCGCTCCGCTGAGGGAGGGGCCGGAAGCGGTGGATTTCACCACCGACAGGTCGGTCACGCGCGCGGTGTTGGTGATCGTGCAGACGATGGCCTGGCCCGCATGCGCGCTGGTCAGGGTCAGCGTGTTGCCGCTGAGACTGCCTCCGGTGCAGCTCCACGCACCCGGGGTGTAGGTGCGCGCGTTGCCCGCACCCAGGGTTTCGCCCAGGGTGATGACGTTGCCCGGCACCACCTGCACGGCGGCTCCGGTGTCGGTTTCCGATGCACTGTTGGCGGTGGACGACAGCGTGGCGTTGGTGGCGCCCCCGGTCGCCGATAGCGCGGCGGTATCGTTGATCGCCGCGTTGACCCACGTCTTCGCAAGGGCCAGCGTGGCCTGCGCACTGTTGGTCAGCGTGCAGGTGATGGTCTGGTTGGCGCGGTAGTTCGCGGCGGGAATGGTGATCTGCCGGGTCGCCGTGTCGACGGTGGCGCTCACGGCGGCACCGCTCTGGTCCGTACAGGCGCCGGACGTGAGCACATAGCCGGCGGGGACGCTGGACTCGGTCAGCGTGATCGCGGCCGCGTGGT encodes the following:
- a CDS encoding gluconolaconase is translated as MSRTAWLWVVVVLTTAALAATFLFTPRFPVPVPDSGPPATPFGWPGQLSLAAGDGVRGLRDGAGLQARFDDPWGIVVMEDGTRYVADAGDNNRIRRIAADGTVTTLAGGREGFADGTGPAAAFHTPSALARDDAGNLYVADTGNHAIRKVTPQGVVTTVAGTGEAGYRDGPAQQAQFNGPIGVAVDGSGRIYVADTYNDRIRLISREGNVTTLAGGEHPGFLDGSGAEARFDTPTGIAVDATGVAWVADLRNNAIRRIGPQGGVSTLPMQQDLPALAGPRRPLSLALTHDGQLYVGEMYSGRVMQVMRDGRWHALAGHVSDQRLSRTAGLAVDASGDVHFTDAGSHRVHRITPLATGAVPMPATVGPSADDPLPETAGRWPLQPQDAWHEVVGTLGEVRGDYEGESRHHLHGGLDIRGDVGATVLAIADGKVSSPSAAWGFDGLGEGLGVGPLDYIHMKVGRTPRGDLLDPARFQLLRDLSGDPGRIRVRRGTRFAAGDALGTINRMAHVHLSIGPSGYERNAIALGFTGFTDAYPPRIDDVALFDTLDQPIDQHQDGRVVVPRELQGVRIVVDAWDQVDRNLPRRRLGLYALGYQVLHDDGTPVVGFEAPRMTLDFQRLPSDDAVQVAYAPGSGITVHGSAVTRFKYSVTNTVRDGAWGEGAWHAGELPPGDYLLRITARDYSGNEAQGRRDLKLRLQ